Proteins encoded together in one Aminipila butyrica window:
- a CDS encoding M15 family metallopeptidase codes for MMVLISQLKESYLTADPAIWLTGLCEGIDPVLAGRLAYVAQTTGIKIKITEGYRSTARQTELYNQYLEYKRTGKGSIKSAAKPGTSWHEYRLAVDTSTQPIRGWTDAMLHKYGLCKPIASEGWHIQPIETKGQTDRVKFQPEEQEEEDVTETRVREIIKEMLAGSGDTPSSWASEAWEKAKKDGITDGKKPQGYATREQVIIMLDRR; via the coding sequence ATGATGGTTTTAATATCGCAGCTAAAAGAGAGCTATCTCACAGCAGACCCAGCTATCTGGCTAACGGGGCTATGCGAAGGTATAGACCCGGTGCTTGCTGGACGGTTGGCTTACGTAGCCCAAACCACAGGCATAAAAATCAAGATAACTGAGGGCTACCGGTCTACGGCTCGGCAAACGGAACTTTATAACCAGTATCTGGAGTACAAGCGCACCGGTAAAGGGTCTATAAAGTCAGCAGCTAAACCAGGCACTAGCTGGCATGAATATAGGCTGGCGGTAGATACGTCAACGCAGCCTATAAGGGGCTGGACTGATGCCATGCTACATAAGTATGGTCTATGTAAACCCATTGCAAGCGAGGGCTGGCACATACAGCCGATTGAGACCAAGGGCCAAACCGATAGAGTAAAGTTTCAACCAGAAGAACAGGAGGAAGAAGACGTGACAGAGACAAGGGTAAGGGAGATTATCAAAGAGATGCTAGCAGGTAGTGGGGACACCCCATCTAGTTGGGCGAGTGAGGCATGGGAGAAGGCGAAAAAAGACGGCATCACGGACGGAAAAAAGCCACAAGGATATGCAACCAGGGAGCAAGTTATTATCATGCTAGACAGGAGATAG
- a CDS encoding phage holin, translating into MKINWKLRLKNKTTLLSLLACLAAFVYQVLGVLGITAPISEEQITQVFGLIVNLLGAIGILVDPTTSGAGDSSRALGYREPN; encoded by the coding sequence ATGAAAATTAACTGGAAACTTAGGTTAAAGAACAAAACCACACTGTTGTCTCTGCTGGCCTGCCTGGCAGCTTTTGTCTACCAGGTGCTAGGCGTCCTGGGTATCACGGCACCCATTTCAGAAGAGCAGATAACTCAGGTGTTCGGCCTGATCGTAAACCTGCTGGGGGCTATCGGCATCCTGGTAGACCCGACTACCTCCGGAGCAGGGGATAGCAGCAGGGCGCTGGGGTATCGGGAACCGAATTAA